In Scatophagus argus isolate fScaArg1 chromosome 7, fScaArg1.pri, whole genome shotgun sequence, a genomic segment contains:
- the alpk3a gene encoding alpha-protein kinase 3 isoform X2 has product MTSRRPMTRTYSGNGRTSSFGEEEGSSSNGRSESRNTYLSNVRPENRSTLCSVMAQLTEDIQPSFETTLKSKAVSENCNVKFTCVVSGYPAPELKWYKDDMEMDRYCGLPKYEIRRNGKTHTLHIYNCTLDDAAIYQVSASNSKGIVSCSGVLEVGTMNEYKIHQRFFAKLKQKAEKKKNDLDAQTKKEDKENIQKEKQQRSPERPPRKRHIPPPRVKEPEAAEQLGATAEPNGVDSEINKTSPVTTKDSDSDKESSPSEKTLAKKKIKISNGVDAAVSSSSSSRGHIMGNGGENCYDGGISLAQFLAETLQSQAAEEKQNSSRGEKHKETDILIVSVGEEKEREQERMRREREEQEKAHEEEYEREKKTEELAIERETEGEKPLAGSHTVPYTKHGSEVKHHSKAHKDHDHHNIQASISSMLHTVKDFLFGKSKKDSHDHIANKERESDHLSASTQLPQQEMPPSFQLQLENNNMCKTLAEDVTPMEMDEPMELSETLDTEQSVALKPHEHKHEDSVIELPPPHNLPPENAEESTGQSVKEADVAVEAMEVSIEPESSSPGEEIPLSELQVLTEADSQVASVIKEVTAQEQESHCLVVSPQPCNQSIRDESSPREDKSVLSKPQTPFEEESSPTSTLTGVEESWTPPHSIISVSDSHSLGEAPTETLQEEQMNTDMLGKEVEPDTVEDHSSKKTSEEEKAEVKSDIEPHIAISRSEITELKTSSPEERAEPRESKAPHQVLLPLSTVAAYSDEKDGEVETEQTSQIQEMNVGFPPAVAPESLEKSDLKIQQECASSVVEEKVCSLSAISGENSSDRISEVRSELTDIFSSVLEKGLEGNLCHSLKTQEVANLKGESTDARNESLQFEVEKEEKVSLKVDNFDVSKSLSVTQNKEGNANVLEEYINDAQRNSSEGQQNRLSENIPQIQMSTNEDTPDIKSTVPDVNPNEHFVIPKIEIIEAELKEFTLPLNILEPNKQESEPILQKLDATMSSVIIQDPSMTECPSLLPTQKGMQADNNLSPTKKLKEVAQLIGNTEMFEREQPQVKSSEQLPPMDFTSIPVISVSCTDDKEDDICVNTHTLDTPQSFETPTLPLFVVPPISITCHESDSALRLSTQSETETETSSATQRGVTDGVANNMTIKPEKTQSREQNLEDTAEKIIKENPSTILYEAQIPKVGDNGLSFIKTKEDNIVPEILKTKPLKEAKIENSISVEDLPRNRSSVDRLCSKPPTHPSLSPASLRKFMSKAAPDSDNEAVTTVPVITVSDRQSDKADDDLSGGSTPTSSLSCESSPRLKRRDSLSLIRSATPEELASGARRKIFIPKNKDDVEGAVVGALDTQGKKEIPYMSPSQSRRATLLQAPTGQNTPPMERRSPLLSRRKVTLEVPKVVEETPTQEPVSTKREEKAAETKLDPWKAPQVIRKIRGEPFPDASGHLKLWCQFFNVLSDSTIKWYRDEEEILEVKRSGGDESQVALAIVLASSQDCGVYGCSISNEYGTDSTDFLLSVDILSEILLREDLEVGEEIEMTPLLFSRGLADCGNWGDKYFGRIMTEMVHIGEGCAHKTSRVKVIYGLDPIFESGSECIIKIQNPIAYGTKQESNLAERNGEITKQECKVQNMIREYCKIFAAEARVIENFGCSLEVIPQYLMYRPANSVPYATVEADLKGVFLKYCMVDPKGRLITRTASEVEQKCSTFQHWIHQWTHSNLLVTRLEGVETKITNVRVVTKSKGYQGLTEYGSPEVFEQFLTHHQCNYYCGLLGLRPLKTMDSLQQCTKVKGSRSPLLNRKLGSSSPQLQRKGQSPQMFRKANSSPKVTRKVQDTEDSKSGAILKPAESVDDLEMR; this is encoded by the exons ATGACTTCCAGAAGGCCGATGACTCGCACTTACTCTGGCAATGGGAGGACAAGCAGCTTTGGTGAAGAGGAGGGCAGCTCTTCCAATGGCCGTTCAGAAAGCCGCAATACTTACCTCTCGAATGTTAGGCCTGAAAACAG GAGCACGCTGTGCAGCGTCATGGCTCAGCTGACCGAAGACATACAACCCTCCTTTGAGACCACGCTGAAATCAAAGGCAGTGTCAGAAAACTGTAACGTCAAGTTCACCTGTGTGGTATCAG GTTATCCAGCTCCAGAACTGAAATGGTATAAAGATGACATGGAAATGGACCGATACTGTGGACTCCCAAAATACGAGATTCGTCGTAATGGAAAAACCCACACCCTCCATATTTATAA CTGCACATTGGATGATGCAGCCATCTATCAGGTCTCAGCCAGCAACAGCAAAGGTATTGTGTCCTGCTCTGGAGTCCTGGAAGTTGGCACCATGAACGAGTACAAGATCCACCAGAGATTCTTCGCCAAGCTgaagcagaaagcagagaagaaaaagaatgacTTGGATGCTCAAACCAAGAAGGAggataaagaaaacattcagaaagagaaacagcagcgCAGTCCAGAACGTCCTCCAAGGAAGCGACACATCCCACCACCCAGGGTGAAGGAGCCCGAGGCTGCAGAGCAATTGGGAGCTACTGCAGAACCTAATGGAGTTGACTCTGAAATCAACAAAACATCCCCTGTAACAACCAAAGACAGTGACTCCGACAAGGAGAGCTCTCCATCTGAGAAAACATTGgccaaaaagaaaattaagatCTCAAATGGTGTAGATGCTgcagttagcagcagcagcagtagcagagGCCATATAATGGGGAATGGAGGTGAAAACTGTTATGATGGAGGAATCAGTCTGGCACAGTTTCTGGCAGAGACTCTCCAGTCCCAGGCTGCTGAAGAGAAGCAGAACTCATCTCGAGGTGAGAAACATAAAGAAACTGATATACTTATCGTAAGTGTCggtgaagagaaagagagagagcaagagagaatgcgaagagagagagaagaacaagaaaaagcacATGAGGAAgagtatgagagagagaaaaagacagaagaattGGCTatagagagggagacagaagggGAAAAGCCACTGGCGGGATCGCACACTGTACCCTACACAAAACATGGTTCAGAAGTCAAACATCACAGCAAAGCACATAAGGATCATGACCACCACAACATCCAGGCCTCCATCTCCTCTATGCTCCACACAGTCAAAGACTTCCTCTTTGGTAAGAGTAAGAAGGATTCTCACGATCACATTGCAAACAAGGAGAGAGAGTCTGACCACTTGTCTGCCTCAACACAGCTTCCTCAACAGGAAATGCCGCCATCGTTTCAGCTTCAACTTGAGAATAATAACATGTGCAAAACTTTGGCAGAGGATGTCACGCCAATGGAAATGGATGAACCAATGGAGCTTTCAGAAACTTTGGATACAGAACAGTCAGTGGCACTGAAGCCTCACGAACATAAGCATGAAGACAGTGTTATAGAACTTCCACCACCTCATAATTTGCCACCTGAGAATGCAGAGGAGTCCACAGGTCAAAGTGTCAAGGAGGCTGATGTGGCTGTGGAGGCCATGGAGGTGTCTATTGAGCCTGAGAGCAGCAGTCCTGGTGAAGAAATACCATTGTCTGAGCTTCAAGTTCTCACTGAG GCTGATTCTCAGGTAGCCTCAGTTATCAAAGAGGTCACAGCGCAAGAGCAAGAGTCACATTGCCTGGTAGTTTCACCACAGCCCTGTAACCAGTCTATAAGAGATGAGAGTTCACCCAGGGAGGATAAATCTGTCTTGTCAAAGCCCCAAACCCCTTTTGAAGAAGAATCCTCCCCCACATCCACGCTCACTGGTGTGGAAGAAAGCTGGACTCCCCCCCACAGCATTATCTCAGTGTCAGACAGCCACAGCCTTGGAGAAGCACCCACTGAAACTTTACAAGAAGAACAGATGAATACTGACATGCTGGGAAAAGAAGTTGAACCTGACACAGTGGAGGACCATTCTTCCAAAAAGACATCTGAGGAAGAGAAAGCTGAAGTGAAATCAGACATAGAGCCTCACATTGCTATAAGTAGATCTGAGAttactgaattaaaaacatCTTCGCcagaagagagagcagagccaCGTGAATCCAAAGCACCACATCAGGTGCTTTTACCTCTTTCTACTGTGGCAGCATACAGTGATGAGAAAGATGGTGAAGTGGAGACCGAACAAACTTCACAgattcaggaaatgaatgtagGATTTCCGCCCGCTGTGGCCCCAGAGAGTTTAGAGAAGAGTGACctaaaaatacaacaagaaTGTGCCTCTTCAGTAGTAGAGGAAAAAGTCTGCAGCCTTAGTGCAATATCGGGGGAAAACTCAAGTGACAGAATAAGTGAAGTTAGAAGTGAATTGACAGACATATTTAGTTCTGTTTTAGAGAAAGGTTTAGAGGGTAACTTGTGCCACAGTCTAAAAACACAAGAGGTGGCAAATTTAAAAGGTGAGAGCACTGACGCAAGGAATGAGAGTTTACAGTTTGAagtggagaaagaagagaaggttTCATTGAAAGTAGATAATTTTGATGTATCAAAGAGTCTTTCAGTGACACAAAACAAGGAAGGTAATGCTAATGTTTTGGAGGAATATATTAATGATGCACAGCGAAACAGCAGTGAGGGACAACAGAATAGACTGTCAGAGAATATTCCACAAATTCAAATGTCTACTAATGAAGACACCCCAGATATTAAATCAACTGTGCCAGATGTAAACCCAAATGAACACTTTGTAATCCCAAAAATTGAAATAATTGAGGCTGAGTTGAAAGAGTTCACTCTGCCACTCAATATTTTGGAACCAAACAAGCAAGAATCAGAGCCTATTTTACAAAAACTTGATGCAACTATGTCATCTGTAATAATACAAGACCCAAGCATGACTGAGTGTCCAAGTTTGCTGCCCACGCAGAAAGGTATGCAGGCTGATAATAACCTCTCGCCTACAAAGAAATTGAAGGAAGTTGCGCAATTAATTGGtaacacagaaatgtttgagCGAGAGCAGCCACAAGTGAAAAGCAGTGAACAGCTCCCTCCCATGGACTTTACATCAATTCCTGTTATAAGTGTTTCTTGTACTGATGACAAGGAGGATGATatatgtgtaaacacacacactttagacaCACCACAGTCTTTTGAAACTCCAACATTGCCTTTATTCGTGGTGCCACCGATCTCTATCACTTGTCATGAAAGTGATTCTGCACTCAGACTGTCCACCCAAAGtgagactgaaacagaaacttCTTCTGCCACGCAAAGGGGAGTAACAGATGGTGTTGCCAATAATATGACCATTAAGCCTGAAAAAACTCAAAGCAGAGAACAGAACTTAGAAGACACGGCAGAAAAGATTATAAAAGAGAACCCCTCTACTATACTATATGAAGCTCAAATACCAAAGGTTGGTGACAATGGGCtttcattcattaaaacaaaagaagacaacatTGTCCCAGAAATCTTGAAGACAAAACCCCTTAAAGAGGCCAAGATAGAGAATTCTATTTCTGTTGAGGACCTCCCAAGAAACAGATCGTCTGTTGATAGACTCTGCTCTAAACCCCCGACACATCCATCATTAAGTCCAGCTAGTCTCCGCAAATTCATGTCCAAAGCTGCTCCCGATTCAGACAATGAGGCTGTGACGACTGTCCCTGTAATCACTGTGAGTGACCGCCAGAGTGACAAGGCAGACGACGATCTAAGTGGAGGCTCAACACCAACATCGTCCCTTTCCTGTGAAAGCAGTCCACGCCTGAAACGCAGAGACAGTCTTTCACTCATACGATCCGCCACGCCTGAGGAGCTGGCCTCTGGAGCTCGTCGTAAAATCTTCATCCCAAAAAATAAAGACGATGTAGAGGGAGCAGTGGTTGGTGCGCTGGACACTCAAGGCAAGAAGGAGATCCCCTACATGTCACCCAGCCAGTCCCGCAGAGCAACCTTACTACAAGCTCCCACGGGACAAAACACCCCACCAATGGAGAGGCGCTCTCCACTGCTGAGCCGCAGGAAGGTCACCTTGGAGGTGCCAAAAGTCGTGGAGGAGACTCCCACACAAGAGCCAGTCAGCACCAAACGAGAGGAGAAAGCAGCCGAAACGAAGCTGGACCCTTGGAAAG CTCCACAGGTCATCCGCAAGATCAGAGGAGAGCCGTTCCCGGATGCCTCTGGACACCTGAAGTTGTGGTGCCAGTTCTTCAACGTCCTCAGTGACTCTACCATTAAGTGGtacagagatgaggaggaaatATTAGAGGTGAAGAGAAG TGGAGGAGATGAAAGCCAAGTAGCTCTGGCTATTGTTCTAGCATCCAGCCAAGACTGTGGGGTATATGGCTGTTCGATCAGTAATGAATATGGGACTGACTCCACTGACTTCCTGCTCAGCGTAGACA ttCTGTCTGAGATATTACTAAGAGAAGATCTGGAag TTGGAGAGGAGATTGAGATGACCCCACTGCTGTTCAGTAGAGGCCTGGCCGACTGTGGCAACTGGGGTGACAAGTACTTTGGCCGCATCATGACCGAGATGGTGCACATCGGAGAGGGCTGCGCTCACAAAACCAGCAGAGTGAAAGTCATTTATGGCTTGGATCCCATCTTTGAGTCTGGAAGCGAATGCATCATCAAAATTCAAAACCCGATTGCCTATGGGACCAAACAGGAGAGCAACCTCgcagagagaaatggagagattACTAAGCAA GAATGCAAAGTCCAAAATATGATTCGAGAATACTGCAAAATCTTTGCTGCTGAGGCAAGAGTTATTGAGAACTTTGGCTGTTCACTTGA AGTGATTCCTCAGTATCTGATGTACCGGCCTGCAAACTCTGTGCCATATGCCACGGTGGAGGCCGATCTTAAAGGTGTCTTCCTCAAGTATTGTATGGTGGATCCTAAAGGCAGACTGATAACGAGAACAGCTTCTGAGGTGGAGCAAAAATGCAGCACCTTCCAGCATTGGATCCATCAGTGGACACACAGCAATTTGCTGGTCACTCGGCTGGAGG gtGTTGAAACGAAGATTACAAATGTTAGAGTTGTGACCAAGTCAAAAGG ATACCAAGGACTAACAGAGTATGGCTCTCCTGAAGTATTTGAACAGTTCCTGACACACCATCAGTGTAACTACTACTGTGGACTTCTTGGGCTGAGACCACTTAAGACTATGGATAGTCTGCAGCAATGCACCAAGGTGAAGGGCTCCAGGAGTCCCCTGCTCAACCGCAAGTTGGGCTCTAGCAGCCCACAGCTTCAGCGGAAAGGACAAAGCCCTCAGATGTTTAGAAAGGCAAATTCTAGTCCAAAGGTAACTAGAAAAGTTCAGGACACGGAGGACAGTAAATCAGGTGCCATACTCAAACCTGCAGAAAGTGTTGATGATCTTGAAATGAGGTAG
- the alpk3a gene encoding alpha-protein kinase 3 isoform X1, with amino-acid sequence MTSRRPMTRTYSGNGRTSSFGEEEGSSSNGRSESRNTYLSNVRPENSYSRYSHYRPTRSTLCSVMAQLTEDIQPSFETTLKSKAVSENCNVKFTCVVSGYPAPELKWYKDDMEMDRYCGLPKYEIRRNGKTHTLHIYNCTLDDAAIYQVSASNSKGIVSCSGVLEVGTMNEYKIHQRFFAKLKQKAEKKKNDLDAQTKKEDKENIQKEKQQRSPERPPRKRHIPPPRVKEPEAAEQLGATAEPNGVDSEINKTSPVTTKDSDSDKESSPSEKTLAKKKIKISNGVDAAVSSSSSSRGHIMGNGGENCYDGGISLAQFLAETLQSQAAEEKQNSSRGEKHKETDILIVSVGEEKEREQERMRREREEQEKAHEEEYEREKKTEELAIERETEGEKPLAGSHTVPYTKHGSEVKHHSKAHKDHDHHNIQASISSMLHTVKDFLFGKSKKDSHDHIANKERESDHLSASTQLPQQEMPPSFQLQLENNNMCKTLAEDVTPMEMDEPMELSETLDTEQSVALKPHEHKHEDSVIELPPPHNLPPENAEESTGQSVKEADVAVEAMEVSIEPESSSPGEEIPLSELQVLTEADSQVASVIKEVTAQEQESHCLVVSPQPCNQSIRDESSPREDKSVLSKPQTPFEEESSPTSTLTGVEESWTPPHSIISVSDSHSLGEAPTETLQEEQMNTDMLGKEVEPDTVEDHSSKKTSEEEKAEVKSDIEPHIAISRSEITELKTSSPEERAEPRESKAPHQVLLPLSTVAAYSDEKDGEVETEQTSQIQEMNVGFPPAVAPESLEKSDLKIQQECASSVVEEKVCSLSAISGENSSDRISEVRSELTDIFSSVLEKGLEGNLCHSLKTQEVANLKGESTDARNESLQFEVEKEEKVSLKVDNFDVSKSLSVTQNKEGNANVLEEYINDAQRNSSEGQQNRLSENIPQIQMSTNEDTPDIKSTVPDVNPNEHFVIPKIEIIEAELKEFTLPLNILEPNKQESEPILQKLDATMSSVIIQDPSMTECPSLLPTQKGMQADNNLSPTKKLKEVAQLIGNTEMFEREQPQVKSSEQLPPMDFTSIPVISVSCTDDKEDDICVNTHTLDTPQSFETPTLPLFVVPPISITCHESDSALRLSTQSETETETSSATQRGVTDGVANNMTIKPEKTQSREQNLEDTAEKIIKENPSTILYEAQIPKVGDNGLSFIKTKEDNIVPEILKTKPLKEAKIENSISVEDLPRNRSSVDRLCSKPPTHPSLSPASLRKFMSKAAPDSDNEAVTTVPVITVSDRQSDKADDDLSGGSTPTSSLSCESSPRLKRRDSLSLIRSATPEELASGARRKIFIPKNKDDVEGAVVGALDTQGKKEIPYMSPSQSRRATLLQAPTGQNTPPMERRSPLLSRRKVTLEVPKVVEETPTQEPVSTKREEKAAETKLDPWKAPQVIRKIRGEPFPDASGHLKLWCQFFNVLSDSTIKWYRDEEEILEVKRSGGDESQVALAIVLASSQDCGVYGCSISNEYGTDSTDFLLSVDILSEILLREDLEVGEEIEMTPLLFSRGLADCGNWGDKYFGRIMTEMVHIGEGCAHKTSRVKVIYGLDPIFESGSECIIKIQNPIAYGTKQESNLAERNGEITKQECKVQNMIREYCKIFAAEARVIENFGCSLEVIPQYLMYRPANSVPYATVEADLKGVFLKYCMVDPKGRLITRTASEVEQKCSTFQHWIHQWTHSNLLVTRLEGVETKITNVRVVTKSKGYQGLTEYGSPEVFEQFLTHHQCNYYCGLLGLRPLKTMDSLQQCTKVKGSRSPLLNRKLGSSSPQLQRKGQSPQMFRKANSSPKVTRKVQDTEDSKSGAILKPAESVDDLEMR; translated from the exons ATGACTTCCAGAAGGCCGATGACTCGCACTTACTCTGGCAATGGGAGGACAAGCAGCTTTGGTGAAGAGGAGGGCAGCTCTTCCAATGGCCGTTCAGAAAGCCGCAATACTTACCTCTCGAATGTTAGGCCTGAAAACAG CTATTCAAGGTATTCTCACTACAGGCCAACGAG GAGCACGCTGTGCAGCGTCATGGCTCAGCTGACCGAAGACATACAACCCTCCTTTGAGACCACGCTGAAATCAAAGGCAGTGTCAGAAAACTGTAACGTCAAGTTCACCTGTGTGGTATCAG GTTATCCAGCTCCAGAACTGAAATGGTATAAAGATGACATGGAAATGGACCGATACTGTGGACTCCCAAAATACGAGATTCGTCGTAATGGAAAAACCCACACCCTCCATATTTATAA CTGCACATTGGATGATGCAGCCATCTATCAGGTCTCAGCCAGCAACAGCAAAGGTATTGTGTCCTGCTCTGGAGTCCTGGAAGTTGGCACCATGAACGAGTACAAGATCCACCAGAGATTCTTCGCCAAGCTgaagcagaaagcagagaagaaaaagaatgacTTGGATGCTCAAACCAAGAAGGAggataaagaaaacattcagaaagagaaacagcagcgCAGTCCAGAACGTCCTCCAAGGAAGCGACACATCCCACCACCCAGGGTGAAGGAGCCCGAGGCTGCAGAGCAATTGGGAGCTACTGCAGAACCTAATGGAGTTGACTCTGAAATCAACAAAACATCCCCTGTAACAACCAAAGACAGTGACTCCGACAAGGAGAGCTCTCCATCTGAGAAAACATTGgccaaaaagaaaattaagatCTCAAATGGTGTAGATGCTgcagttagcagcagcagcagtagcagagGCCATATAATGGGGAATGGAGGTGAAAACTGTTATGATGGAGGAATCAGTCTGGCACAGTTTCTGGCAGAGACTCTCCAGTCCCAGGCTGCTGAAGAGAAGCAGAACTCATCTCGAGGTGAGAAACATAAAGAAACTGATATACTTATCGTAAGTGTCggtgaagagaaagagagagagcaagagagaatgcgaagagagagagaagaacaagaaaaagcacATGAGGAAgagtatgagagagagaaaaagacagaagaattGGCTatagagagggagacagaagggGAAAAGCCACTGGCGGGATCGCACACTGTACCCTACACAAAACATGGTTCAGAAGTCAAACATCACAGCAAAGCACATAAGGATCATGACCACCACAACATCCAGGCCTCCATCTCCTCTATGCTCCACACAGTCAAAGACTTCCTCTTTGGTAAGAGTAAGAAGGATTCTCACGATCACATTGCAAACAAGGAGAGAGAGTCTGACCACTTGTCTGCCTCAACACAGCTTCCTCAACAGGAAATGCCGCCATCGTTTCAGCTTCAACTTGAGAATAATAACATGTGCAAAACTTTGGCAGAGGATGTCACGCCAATGGAAATGGATGAACCAATGGAGCTTTCAGAAACTTTGGATACAGAACAGTCAGTGGCACTGAAGCCTCACGAACATAAGCATGAAGACAGTGTTATAGAACTTCCACCACCTCATAATTTGCCACCTGAGAATGCAGAGGAGTCCACAGGTCAAAGTGTCAAGGAGGCTGATGTGGCTGTGGAGGCCATGGAGGTGTCTATTGAGCCTGAGAGCAGCAGTCCTGGTGAAGAAATACCATTGTCTGAGCTTCAAGTTCTCACTGAG GCTGATTCTCAGGTAGCCTCAGTTATCAAAGAGGTCACAGCGCAAGAGCAAGAGTCACATTGCCTGGTAGTTTCACCACAGCCCTGTAACCAGTCTATAAGAGATGAGAGTTCACCCAGGGAGGATAAATCTGTCTTGTCAAAGCCCCAAACCCCTTTTGAAGAAGAATCCTCCCCCACATCCACGCTCACTGGTGTGGAAGAAAGCTGGACTCCCCCCCACAGCATTATCTCAGTGTCAGACAGCCACAGCCTTGGAGAAGCACCCACTGAAACTTTACAAGAAGAACAGATGAATACTGACATGCTGGGAAAAGAAGTTGAACCTGACACAGTGGAGGACCATTCTTCCAAAAAGACATCTGAGGAAGAGAAAGCTGAAGTGAAATCAGACATAGAGCCTCACATTGCTATAAGTAGATCTGAGAttactgaattaaaaacatCTTCGCcagaagagagagcagagccaCGTGAATCCAAAGCACCACATCAGGTGCTTTTACCTCTTTCTACTGTGGCAGCATACAGTGATGAGAAAGATGGTGAAGTGGAGACCGAACAAACTTCACAgattcaggaaatgaatgtagGATTTCCGCCCGCTGTGGCCCCAGAGAGTTTAGAGAAGAGTGACctaaaaatacaacaagaaTGTGCCTCTTCAGTAGTAGAGGAAAAAGTCTGCAGCCTTAGTGCAATATCGGGGGAAAACTCAAGTGACAGAATAAGTGAAGTTAGAAGTGAATTGACAGACATATTTAGTTCTGTTTTAGAGAAAGGTTTAGAGGGTAACTTGTGCCACAGTCTAAAAACACAAGAGGTGGCAAATTTAAAAGGTGAGAGCACTGACGCAAGGAATGAGAGTTTACAGTTTGAagtggagaaagaagagaaggttTCATTGAAAGTAGATAATTTTGATGTATCAAAGAGTCTTTCAGTGACACAAAACAAGGAAGGTAATGCTAATGTTTTGGAGGAATATATTAATGATGCACAGCGAAACAGCAGTGAGGGACAACAGAATAGACTGTCAGAGAATATTCCACAAATTCAAATGTCTACTAATGAAGACACCCCAGATATTAAATCAACTGTGCCAGATGTAAACCCAAATGAACACTTTGTAATCCCAAAAATTGAAATAATTGAGGCTGAGTTGAAAGAGTTCACTCTGCCACTCAATATTTTGGAACCAAACAAGCAAGAATCAGAGCCTATTTTACAAAAACTTGATGCAACTATGTCATCTGTAATAATACAAGACCCAAGCATGACTGAGTGTCCAAGTTTGCTGCCCACGCAGAAAGGTATGCAGGCTGATAATAACCTCTCGCCTACAAAGAAATTGAAGGAAGTTGCGCAATTAATTGGtaacacagaaatgtttgagCGAGAGCAGCCACAAGTGAAAAGCAGTGAACAGCTCCCTCCCATGGACTTTACATCAATTCCTGTTATAAGTGTTTCTTGTACTGATGACAAGGAGGATGATatatgtgtaaacacacacactttagacaCACCACAGTCTTTTGAAACTCCAACATTGCCTTTATTCGTGGTGCCACCGATCTCTATCACTTGTCATGAAAGTGATTCTGCACTCAGACTGTCCACCCAAAGtgagactgaaacagaaacttCTTCTGCCACGCAAAGGGGAGTAACAGATGGTGTTGCCAATAATATGACCATTAAGCCTGAAAAAACTCAAAGCAGAGAACAGAACTTAGAAGACACGGCAGAAAAGATTATAAAAGAGAACCCCTCTACTATACTATATGAAGCTCAAATACCAAAGGTTGGTGACAATGGGCtttcattcattaaaacaaaagaagacaacatTGTCCCAGAAATCTTGAAGACAAAACCCCTTAAAGAGGCCAAGATAGAGAATTCTATTTCTGTTGAGGACCTCCCAAGAAACAGATCGTCTGTTGATAGACTCTGCTCTAAACCCCCGACACATCCATCATTAAGTCCAGCTAGTCTCCGCAAATTCATGTCCAAAGCTGCTCCCGATTCAGACAATGAGGCTGTGACGACTGTCCCTGTAATCACTGTGAGTGACCGCCAGAGTGACAAGGCAGACGACGATCTAAGTGGAGGCTCAACACCAACATCGTCCCTTTCCTGTGAAAGCAGTCCACGCCTGAAACGCAGAGACAGTCTTTCACTCATACGATCCGCCACGCCTGAGGAGCTGGCCTCTGGAGCTCGTCGTAAAATCTTCATCCCAAAAAATAAAGACGATGTAGAGGGAGCAGTGGTTGGTGCGCTGGACACTCAAGGCAAGAAGGAGATCCCCTACATGTCACCCAGCCAGTCCCGCAGAGCAACCTTACTACAAGCTCCCACGGGACAAAACACCCCACCAATGGAGAGGCGCTCTCCACTGCTGAGCCGCAGGAAGGTCACCTTGGAGGTGCCAAAAGTCGTGGAGGAGACTCCCACACAAGAGCCAGTCAGCACCAAACGAGAGGAGAAAGCAGCCGAAACGAAGCTGGACCCTTGGAAAG CTCCACAGGTCATCCGCAAGATCAGAGGAGAGCCGTTCCCGGATGCCTCTGGACACCTGAAGTTGTGGTGCCAGTTCTTCAACGTCCTCAGTGACTCTACCATTAAGTGGtacagagatgaggaggaaatATTAGAGGTGAAGAGAAG TGGAGGAGATGAAAGCCAAGTAGCTCTGGCTATTGTTCTAGCATCCAGCCAAGACTGTGGGGTATATGGCTGTTCGATCAGTAATGAATATGGGACTGACTCCACTGACTTCCTGCTCAGCGTAGACA ttCTGTCTGAGATATTACTAAGAGAAGATCTGGAag TTGGAGAGGAGATTGAGATGACCCCACTGCTGTTCAGTAGAGGCCTGGCCGACTGTGGCAACTGGGGTGACAAGTACTTTGGCCGCATCATGACCGAGATGGTGCACATCGGAGAGGGCTGCGCTCACAAAACCAGCAGAGTGAAAGTCATTTATGGCTTGGATCCCATCTTTGAGTCTGGAAGCGAATGCATCATCAAAATTCAAAACCCGATTGCCTATGGGACCAAACAGGAGAGCAACCTCgcagagagaaatggagagattACTAAGCAA GAATGCAAAGTCCAAAATATGATTCGAGAATACTGCAAAATCTTTGCTGCTGAGGCAAGAGTTATTGAGAACTTTGGCTGTTCACTTGA AGTGATTCCTCAGTATCTGATGTACCGGCCTGCAAACTCTGTGCCATATGCCACGGTGGAGGCCGATCTTAAAGGTGTCTTCCTCAAGTATTGTATGGTGGATCCTAAAGGCAGACTGATAACGAGAACAGCTTCTGAGGTGGAGCAAAAATGCAGCACCTTCCAGCATTGGATCCATCAGTGGACACACAGCAATTTGCTGGTCACTCGGCTGGAGG gtGTTGAAACGAAGATTACAAATGTTAGAGTTGTGACCAAGTCAAAAGG ATACCAAGGACTAACAGAGTATGGCTCTCCTGAAGTATTTGAACAGTTCCTGACACACCATCAGTGTAACTACTACTGTGGACTTCTTGGGCTGAGACCACTTAAGACTATGGATAGTCTGCAGCAATGCACCAAGGTGAAGGGCTCCAGGAGTCCCCTGCTCAACCGCAAGTTGGGCTCTAGCAGCCCACAGCTTCAGCGGAAAGGACAAAGCCCTCAGATGTTTAGAAAGGCAAATTCTAGTCCAAAGGTAACTAGAAAAGTTCAGGACACGGAGGACAGTAAATCAGGTGCCATACTCAAACCTGCAGAAAGTGTTGATGATCTTGAAATGAGGTAG